Proteins encoded in a region of the Dorea longicatena genome:
- the glgD gene encoding glucose-1-phosphate adenylyltransferase subunit GlgD gives MRAVGIILAGGNSNKMRELTHKRAVAAMPIAGSYRAIDFALSNMSNSHIQKVAVLTQYNARSLNEHLNSSKWWDFGRKQGGLYVFTPTITAENGYWYRGTADAIYQNLDFLKRCHEPYVIITSGDAVYKMDYNKVLEYHIAKKADITVVCKELGPNEDASRFGTIKMNDSMRIEEFEEKPMVAQSQIVSTGIYVIRRRQLIDLIEHCAEDDRHDFVTDILIRYKNLKKIYGYKIKDYWSNISTVDAYYQTNMDFLKPEVREYFFRTQPGIYSKVSDLPPAKYNPGSMVKNSLVASGSIINGTVENSILFKKTFVGNNCVIKNSIILNDVYLGDNAYIENCIVESRDTIRANTRYVGENGVKVVVEKNERYAL, from the coding sequence ATGAGAGCAGTAGGAATTATTTTAGCAGGTGGTAACAGCAATAAGATGCGTGAACTGACACATAAAAGAGCAGTGGCAGCAATGCCGATCGCCGGAAGTTACAGAGCGATTGACTTTGCACTCAGTAATATGTCAAACTCTCATATTCAGAAGGTGGCAGTTCTGACACAGTACAATGCCCGTTCGTTGAATGAACATCTGAATTCTTCAAAATGGTGGGATTTCGGAAGAAAGCAGGGGGGATTATATGTATTTACCCCGACGATCACCGCGGAGAACGGATACTGGTACCGCGGAACAGCAGACGCAATTTATCAGAATCTGGATTTCTTAAAGAGATGTCACGAACCTTATGTAATCATTACATCCGGTGATGCTGTATATAAGATGGATTATAACAAAGTACTGGAATATCACATTGCAAAGAAAGCGGATATTACAGTGGTATGCAAAGAACTTGGTCCGAACGAAGATGCAAGCCGTTTCGGAACGATCAAGATGAATGATTCGATGCGTATTGAAGAGTTCGAGGAAAAGCCGATGGTGGCACAGTCGCAGATTGTATCAACAGGTATCTATGTAATCAGAAGACGCCAGCTGATCGATCTGATCGAACATTGCGCAGAAGATGACAGACATGATTTTGTGACCGATATTCTTATCAGATATAAGAATCTGAAGAAAATCTACGGTTATAAAATAAAAGATTACTGGAGCAACATTTCAACAGTGGATGCATATTATCAGACGAATATGGATTTCCTGAAACCGGAAGTACGTGAGTATTTCTTCCGGACACAGCCGGGTATTTATTCCAAGGTCAGCGACTTGCCGCCGGCAAAATACAACCCGGGATCTATGGTTAAGAACAGCCTTGTGGCGAGTGGAAGTATCATTAATGGTACAGTCGAGAATTCGATTCTTTTCAAGAAGACATTCGTGGGGAACAACTGTGTCATTAAGAATTCCATTATTCTTAATGATGTCTATCTCGGAGACAATGCATATATTGAGAACTGTATTGTAGAAAGCAGGGATACGATCCGGGCAAACACACGCTATGTTGGTGAAAATGGTGTGAAGGTAGTCGTAGAAAAAAATGAGAGGTATGCACTTTAA
- the murC gene encoding UDP-N-acetylmuramate--L-alanine ligase — MYKINFEKPVHVHFIGIGGISMSGLAEILLKEGFTISGSDNKESALTDHLEKLGAKVFYGQKASNIISGIDVVVYTAAIHPDNEEFAEAVKQNLPMLTRAELLGQLMTNYDVPIAISGTHGKTTTTSMLSHILLAGEMDPTISVGGILKAIGGNIRVGNSEYFVTEACEYTNSFLHFFPKIGVILNIDEDHLDFFKDLADIRNSFHRFAKLLPKDGTLVINDNIPNLEEITADLDCRVIRYGNDSSLDYSATNVLHDKKGEASFDLVKSGEFIDRISLSVNGDHNVSNALSAIAVADLLGVPFTKIKEGLKSFHGTDRRFEYKGEVNGVTVIDDYAHHPTEINATLTAAKEYPHKEIWCIFQPHTYTRTKALFPEFVDALTHADHVILADIYAARETDTLGMSSEMIAEELKKKGCDAYYFPSFEEIENFCLDKCQKGDVLITMGAGNVVNIGENLLKR; from the coding sequence ATGTATAAAATTAATTTTGAAAAACCTGTACACGTACACTTTATCGGAATCGGCGGTATCAGCATGAGTGGTCTTGCCGAGATACTTTTAAAAGAAGGTTTCACTATTTCCGGATCTGATAATAAAGAATCCGCCCTCACAGATCATCTGGAAAAGCTGGGGGCCAAAGTATTCTACGGACAGAAAGCTTCTAATATTATTTCCGGCATCGATGTTGTTGTATATACTGCCGCAATTCATCCTGATAACGAAGAATTCGCAGAAGCTGTAAAACAGAATCTTCCTATGCTGACCCGTGCAGAACTGCTCGGACAGTTAATGACCAACTATGATGTACCGATCGCAATTTCCGGTACCCACGGCAAGACAACGACAACTTCTATGCTGTCACACATTTTACTTGCCGGAGAAATGGATCCTACCATCTCTGTCGGCGGCATCTTAAAGGCTATCGGCGGTAACATCCGTGTAGGTAATTCTGAATATTTTGTCACAGAAGCCTGTGAATATACGAACAGTTTCCTGCATTTCTTCCCGAAGATCGGCGTAATCCTGAATATTGACGAAGATCATCTGGATTTCTTCAAAGACCTGGCTGATATCCGTAATTCTTTCCACCGCTTTGCGAAATTACTTCCAAAGGATGGAACACTTGTTATCAACGACAACATTCCTAATCTTGAAGAGATCACTGCTGACCTTGACTGCCGCGTGATCCGTTACGGTAATGACAGCTCTCTTGACTACAGTGCAACCAATGTCCTTCATGATAAGAAGGGAGAGGCCTCTTTCGATCTGGTAAAATCCGGTGAATTTATCGACCGTATCTCATTATCGGTGAATGGAGATCATAATGTATCCAATGCATTATCAGCCATTGCCGTTGCAGACCTTCTCGGAGTTCCATTTACCAAGATCAAAGAAGGACTGAAATCGTTCCACGGCACAGACCGTCGTTTCGAATATAAAGGTGAAGTTAATGGAGTTACTGTCATTGATGATTATGCTCATCACCCAACAGAGATCAATGCAACTTTAACAGCGGCCAAGGAATACCCGCACAAAGAAATATGGTGCATCTTCCAGCCACATACTTATACACGTACCAAAGCATTATTCCCTGAATTTGTAGATGCCCTGACACATGCCGATCATGTGATCCTCGCAGACATCTACGCTGCCCGTGAGACAGATACTCTGGGCATGTCTTCTGAGATGATTGCAGAAGAATTAAAGAAAAAAGGATGCGATGCTTACTATTTCCCAAGCTTTGAAGAGATTGAAAACTTCTGTCTGGACAAGTGCCAGAAGGGAGATGTGTTGATAACTATGGGAGCCGGAAACGTTGTAAACATTGGGGAAAACCTGCTTAAACGCTAG
- the spoVG gene encoding septation regulator SpoVG: MQITDVRVRKVAKEGKLKAVVSITMDEEFVVHDIKVIEGEKGLFIAMPSKKALDGEYRDIAHPINSGTRERIQNIILEKYEEALTEDVAEA, from the coding sequence ATGCAGATTACAGATGTACGAGTACGTAAAGTAGCAAAGGAGGGCAAGCTGAAAGCTGTCGTTTCCATTACCATGGATGAGGAATTTGTGGTACACGATATTAAGGTGATTGAAGGAGAAAAAGGACTCTTTATCGCAATGCCAAGCAAGAAAGCATTGGATGGAGAGTATAGAGATATTGCGCATCCAATCAACTCAGGAACAAGAGAGCGCATTCAGAATATTATCCTTGAGAAATATGAAGAAGCTCTGACTGAGGATGTAGCAGAAGCATAG
- a CDS encoding glucose-1-phosphate adenylyltransferase produces MRKKEMIAMLLAGGQGSRLGVLTAKVAKPAVAFGGKYRIIDFPLSNCINSGIDTVGVLTQYQPLRLNAHIGIGIPWDLDRNYGGVTVLPPYERSGSSEWYSGTANAIYQNLDYMEQFDPDYVLILSGDHIYKMDYEVMLDYHKANNADVTIAAMPVPMEEASRFGIVIADEDGRIQEFQEKPAEPKSNLASMGIYIFSWKVLKEALETLKDEPGCDFGKHIIPYCHNKGERLFAYEYNGYWKDVGTLGSYWEANMELIDIIPEFNLYEEFWKIYTNSEILPPQYISAQSVIERSIICNGAEVYGEVHNSIIGSGVVIGEGSVIRDSIIMKDTRVGKNCVMDKAIIAENCLVGDNTTFGIGSDIPNKLKPAIYSFGLVAVGEKSVIPDGVQIGKNTAISGVTSKEDYPNGVLESGETLIKAGERA; encoded by the coding sequence ATGAGAAAGAAGGAAATGATAGCAATGCTGCTGGCAGGAGGACAGGGCAGCAGACTTGGAGTCCTCACAGCAAAAGTTGCAAAACCTGCCGTTGCATTTGGAGGTAAATATCGCATTATTGACTTTCCACTCAGCAACTGCATTAATTCAGGAATTGATACGGTGGGTGTATTGACCCAGTATCAGCCATTGAGATTGAATGCGCATATAGGAATCGGTATTCCTTGGGATCTTGACAGGAATTACGGAGGAGTAACGGTTCTTCCACCATATGAGAGAAGCGGAAGCAGTGAATGGTATTCCGGAACTGCGAACGCAATTTATCAGAATCTGGATTATATGGAGCAGTTTGATCCGGATTATGTACTGATCTTATCAGGGGATCACATTTATAAAATGGACTATGAAGTAATGCTGGATTATCATAAGGCGAATAACGCAGACGTGACGATTGCGGCAATGCCGGTGCCGATGGAAGAGGCAAGCCGTTTCGGTATTGTTATCGCAGATGAAGATGGAAGGATTCAGGAATTCCAGGAAAAACCTGCGGAACCAAAGAGTAATCTGGCATCTATGGGAATTTATATATTCTCATGGAAAGTCCTGAAGGAAGCGTTGGAGACATTGAAGGACGAGCCTGGTTGTGACTTCGGAAAGCATATCATTCCATATTGTCACAATAAAGGCGAGAGATTGTTCGCATATGAATATAACGGTTACTGGAAAGATGTCGGAACACTGGGATCTTACTGGGAAGCCAATATGGAACTGATCGATATCATACCGGAGTTCAATTTATATGAAGAATTCTGGAAGATATATACCAACAGTGAGATTCTGCCGCCACAGTATATTTCGGCACAGTCAGTGATTGAGAGAAGTATTATCTGTAACGGTGCGGAAGTATATGGTGAAGTACATAACAGTATTATCGGATCCGGAGTTGTTATAGGAGAAGGATCCGTGATCAGGGATTCTATTATCATGAAAGATACCAGGGTTGGTAAGAATTGTGTCATGGACAAGGCAATCATTGCAGAAAATTGCCTGGTTGGGGATAATACTACATTTGGCATCGGAAGTGATATACCGAACAAATTAAAACCGGCAATTTATTCATTTGGCCTGGTTGCCGTGGGTGAAAAATCTGTAATACCGGATGGGGTGCAGATTGGAAAGAACACTGCTATCAGTGGAGTAACATCCAAAGAAGATTACCCGAATGGAGTACTGGAAAGTGGAGAAACATTGATAAAGGCAGGTGAACGAGCATGA
- a CDS encoding RluA family pseudouridine synthase: MATLNILYEDPHILVCVKPHGIATQSKSIRYPDMVSLIKNHLAKASGTSGKSGAPKSIGSRTPGSAEPYLAVIHRLDQPVAGILVFAKTPAAAKDLNKQLQNQGFGKYYRALVTNAPSEEEGTLEDYMVKDARTNTSRICSAKENGAKIARLHYDTVPDHGRLFSTVSGSSSSVDVSLSSQSQECHETELEIHLDTGRHHQIRVQLASIGCPIVGDTKYNPELTGNKGWQTIRLCAYKLDFKHPVTHKAMHFQLEADPA; encoded by the coding sequence ATGGCTACTTTAAATATATTATATGAAGACCCACACATCCTCGTCTGTGTCAAACCACATGGCATAGCAACCCAGAGCAAAAGCATCCGTTACCCGGACATGGTCAGCCTGATCAAGAATCATCTGGCGAAAGCTTCCGGCACTTCCGGAAAATCCGGTGCACCAAAATCCATTGGTTCCAGAACCCCTGGCTCTGCTGAGCCTTACCTTGCCGTCATCCACAGACTCGACCAGCCCGTTGCCGGAATCCTTGTCTTTGCCAAGACTCCGGCTGCTGCAAAAGATCTGAATAAGCAGTTACAGAATCAGGGATTCGGGAAATATTACCGCGCGCTTGTCACCAATGCGCCTTCCGAGGAAGAAGGAACACTCGAGGATTATATGGTCAAAGATGCCCGGACGAACACTTCCCGAATCTGTTCTGCAAAGGAAAACGGAGCGAAGATTGCACGGCTGCATTATGATACGGTTCCTGACCATGGCCGGTTGTTTTCAACTGTTTCCGGCAGCTCTTCCTCTGTTGATGTCTCTCTGTCTTCGCAAAGTCAGGAATGTCACGAGACCGAACTTGAGATTCATCTGGACACCGGACGTCATCACCAGATCCGTGTGCAGCTTGCCTCCATTGGATGCCCGATCGTCGGAGATACAAAATATAACCCGGAGCTTACCGGCAATAAAGGATGGCAGACAATCCGATTGTGTGCTTATAAGCTCGATTTCAAACATCCGGTCACACACAAGGCGATGCATTTTCAATTAGAGGCCGATCCGGCATAA